In Lentimicrobiaceae bacterium, the DNA window ACAAATTTTCCGCCTTCGGCACCGTTCCACAGGGCAGGTGTACTTTTTTTCAGGTTGAGCAGTTTAGTATAAAAACCGTTAAGCATCACTGTCTTCCATGTAATAGTATCTTTTTCAAAAAACTGCAGCCTTTTTTTCAGGGGAAGTTCCTGCCCGGTGTACACCAGTGGCATACCGGGAACGGTAACGGATAAAACGGCAAATGTTTTTACACCTTCACCCAGACGTTCGTATTCGGTGCCATTCCAAGAATTTTCATCGTGATTACTTGTAAAATACATACGGTAAGCATCTTTCTGATACAATGAGTCGTTTTTGGCAAAATATTTCATTATATCATCGGCACTTTTCTTTCCTTTGGCAATATCGTTCATAATATGATGAAATTCCCATCCGTAGGTCATGTCGAAGGCTTGTTGCAAAACCGGTTCTTCGGCTTCGGCTAACAAAAACACAGGACTTATTTTATCGAGCTCTGTACGGACATCTATCCAGAAGTCGGTGGGAACCATACCTGCCACATCGCAGCGGAAGCCGTCAATTCCGGTTTCTTTTACCCACCAGAGCATTGCATCTTTCATGTAAGTACGCAAACCGGGCTGGTCATAATTAAGGTCGGCAACATCACTCCAATCGAAAGGGGAAACGATTTTTCCAGTCGAATCATTGGTGTACCAGTCAGGGTGTTCAGTTATAAGCGGGTTATCCCACGAGGTATGGTTTGCCACCCAGTCCAATATCAGGTGCATACCCAGTTCGTGGGCTTTATTCACCAGGTTTTTAAAATCTTCCATGGTTCCGTATGAAGGATCAATCCCATAGTAATCTTTTACTGAATAGAAGCTGCCTAAGGTTCCTTTACGGTTTTTTTCGCCTATGGGATGAATAGGCATAAGCCATAAAATATCAATGCCCATGGCTTTCAAACGAGGCAACTGGGTTTGAAATGCTTTGAAAGTACCCGGCACGGAATATTGCCGGAGGTTCACCTCGTAAATAGTTGCATTTTTTGCCCATGCAGGGTGTTTTACCTGTTGGTAAGATACTTTCTGCCCTACATTGTTTTGGGAAAATCCTTTTTTTGATAAAACCGGATTAAATAAAAAAACAGTTAACAAAACTAAAAAGGAAATACAGATACGGTGTTTCATTTTACAGTAAAATTTTGGTTAATAATTTATTATTTTTCAATAGTATTTATTCTTCGATGACTTAAAAACCATTCATAAAGGGCGGGATTGTTATAGGTATCCGTCCATACATCATGGTTTGCTTCAGGGTAAACAGTATAAATAACGTTGCCCCCTATCCTTTTTAGTGCATTGACCATTTCCCTCGACCTTGCCTCGGGTACAACATCATCTTTTGCCCCGTGAAAAGCCCAAACCGGCACGTTCTTTAATTTTTCTATATGAATAGTATCGCCACCGCCACATACCGGAGCTATGGCAGCAAATCGTCCGGGACGTTTTATGGCAAATTCCCAGGTTCCAAATCCTCCCATGCTTAAACCGGTAAGATACACCCTGTTAGAGTCAATGCGATATCTCCTCAGTAGTTTGGAAAGCAAGGCATCCAAAACGTCAACCGACCACCATTGTCCTTCGGGACATTGGGGTGAAATAATTACGAAAGGAAATTCTCTCCCTTCCTCTGCCATTTTTGGGGGACCATTTTTTTTCAGCAGTTCGGGATCATTTCCTCTTTCAGCAGAGCCATGCAGGAAAAGAATCAAAGGAAACTTTTTATGTTTGTCCTTTTTGTAATCCTTTGGCAAATACACTAAATAAGGAGTTTTTGTTTTCATTGTGATGCCTGCCGACAGCGATTTCTGGCGTTGGGCATAACTTCCGGCAGCGAAAAAAAGAGCCAGAAAACAAGCAATAACCGTAACTCTCATTATAAAATAGTGCAGTTAAATTTCTCTTGCTATGTATTGTGAATAATCTTTGAGCCGGGGTTTGTATTCCTGTAAGAAAAGTGGAGAGCTAATAAGAAAATCAGCAGTAGATCGGTTGCTGGCACAGGGGATATTGTATAGTACGGCTATGCGAAGCAATGCTTTAACATCTACATCATGCGGATGTGGTTGCATGGGGTCCCAGAAGAAAAATATCACATCAATTTTTTCTTCAGCAATGAGTGCACCTAATTGAAGGTCGCCCCCCAAAGGACCCGATTTCAATCTGGTTACTCTGTAATCATCATTTTTTTCTTTCGCTTTTTTTTGTAATACGGTTTCCACCAATCTTCCTGTGGTTCCTGTGCAATAGATTTTATGATTAACGAGTGTTTCACTATTGAATTTCACCCATTCTACCATATCTTTTTTTTGATTGTCGTGAGCCACAATCCCTATCCTTTTAATTTTTTCCATATAGCAAGATTGAATTTCCAAAAGTACAATAAAAAACGGAAAATTTTAATTTAGTACTTTTGCAAAAAACTACAGCGTTCGAAATAAAAATAACAAATCACGTTATACTACACAAATTAACTGTAAACTATAAGAGATGAAAAGAATTTTAGTTGTAACCGGAGGCGGCGACTGCCCGGGACTGAATGCGGTAATAAGGGCTATAGTGAAGAGAGCTTCCCGTGAAAAAGACTGGGAGGTGCTCGGTAGCATTGAGGCTTTTAACGGCATACTGCGCGAGCCCACCGAAATGGTTGTTCTTGACGAAAAAGCTGTATCGGGAATACATTACCAGGGTGGAACGATTATTCAAACTACCAACAAAGGAGGTCCATTTGCCTGGCCTGTAAAAAACAAAGACGGCAGTTGGAGCACCGTTGACCGTTCCGATGAGATGATTCGTAAAATTCAATACCTTGGCATTGATGCGGTGATAAATATCGGGGGCGATGGCTCACAGCGTTTTTCGCAGACTTTATACGAAAAGGGCTTGAACATTATTGGAGTTCCAAAAACCATTGACAACGACCTGGCAGCTACCGATTCGACATTTGGATTTCAGACAGCCATACAGATAGCCACGGATGCCGTGGACAAACTGGTAACCACCGCAGCAAGCCATAACCGTGTTTTTATCCTTGAAGTGATGGGCAGAAATGCCGGATGGATTGCCCTGAATGCCGCCGTAGCCGGTGGTGCCGAAATATGCCTCATCCCCGAAATTCCTTACGACATCAATGTTGTGTTGGATAAAATTAATTCACGCTTTTACCGCGACAGGGGGTTTGCCATCATCGTTGTTGCAGAAGGCGCCAGATCGAAAAATGGCGAATTGGTAGGAAAATCAAGCGATGAAGTGGGTTACCTCAATTTTAAACTGGGCGGGATTGCTTTCCGGCTTTCGCAACAACTGAAAGATGCCGGCTGCGAACACGATATTCGCGAAACCATCCT includes these proteins:
- a CDS encoding ATP-dependent 6-phosphofructokinase, producing the protein MKRILVVTGGGDCPGLNAVIRAIVKRASREKDWEVLGSIEAFNGILREPTEMVVLDEKAVSGIHYQGGTIIQTTNKGGPFAWPVKNKDGSWSTVDRSDEMIRKIQYLGIDAVINIGGDGSQRFSQTLYEKGLNIIGVPKTIDNDLAATDSTFGFQTAIQIATDAVDKLVTTAASHNRVFILEVMGRNAGWIALNAAVAGGAEICLIPEIPYDINVVLDKINSRFYRDRGFAIIVVAEGARSKNGELVGKSSDEVGYLNFKLGGIAFRLSQQLKDAGCEHDIRETILGHLQRGGVPIAYDRVLATQFGVKAFEMALNGEFGRMVSFRFPEIISVSLSDAIQKPNLVEPDNALVRTARGIGISFGD
- a CDS encoding prolyl oligopeptidase family serine peptidase, whose product is MRVTVIACFLALFFAAGSYAQRQKSLSAGITMKTKTPYLVYLPKDYKKDKHKKFPLILFLHGSAERGNDPELLKKNGPPKMAEEGREFPFVIISPQCPEGQWWSVDVLDALLSKLLRRYRIDSNRVYLTGLSMGGFGTWEFAIKRPGRFAAIAPVCGGGDTIHIEKLKNVPVWAFHGAKDDVVPEARSREMVNALKRIGGNVIYTVYPEANHDVWTDTYNNPALYEWFLSHRRINTIEK
- a CDS encoding alpha-amylase family glycosyl hydrolase; its protein translation is MKHRICISFLVLLTVFLFNPVLSKKGFSQNNVGQKVSYQQVKHPAWAKNATIYEVNLRQYSVPGTFKAFQTQLPRLKAMGIDILWLMPIHPIGEKNRKGTLGSFYSVKDYYGIDPSYGTMEDFKNLVNKAHELGMHLILDWVANHTSWDNPLITEHPDWYTNDSTGKIVSPFDWSDVADLNYDQPGLRTYMKDAMLWWVKETGIDGFRCDVAGMVPTDFWIDVRTELDKISPVFLLAEAEEPVLQQAFDMTYGWEFHHIMNDIAKGKKSADDIMKYFAKNDSLYQKDAYRMYFTSNHDENSWNGTEYERLGEGVKTFAVLSVTVPGMPLVYTGQELPLKKRLQFFEKDTITWKTVMLNGFYTKLLNLKKSTPALWNGAEGGKFVRIPTNVDKNVFAFVREKDKSKVIVILNLSDKPQTVALKGKDFLGTYNNIYTGKPLTLAADVQLTLKPWMYIVLTK
- a CDS encoding methylglyoxal synthase is translated as MEKIKRIGIVAHDNQKKDMVEWVKFNSETLVNHKIYCTGTTGRLVETVLQKKAKEKNDDYRVTRLKSGPLGGDLQLGALIAEEKIDVIFFFWDPMQPHPHDVDVKALLRIAVLYNIPCASNRSTADFLISSPLFLQEYKPRLKDYSQYIAREI